One genomic segment of Brachionichthys hirsutus isolate HB-005 chromosome 13, CSIRO-AGI_Bhir_v1, whole genome shotgun sequence includes these proteins:
- the eva1bb gene encoding eva-1 homolog Bb: MEPVTRDMELLSSSMASYAHIKANPESLALYFMMGVCFGLLTALCLMVVSIVCRTPRRSRTPPSPERRQLKESIEEEEADSVSEGDGGESETPRVAAGPLSDRRSQSNGTLGSVDVFASAEELEKARRLEERERIVREIWRNGQPDILVTGTGTIGRVHYH, translated from the exons ATGGAGCCTGTGACGAGAGACATGGAGctgctcagcagcagcatggcCAGCTACGCTCACATCAAAG CCAATCCCGAGAGCCTCGCCCTCTACTTCATGATGGGCGTCTGCTTTGGCTTGCTCACGGCGCTGTGCCTCATGGTCGTCAGCATCGTCTGCAGGACTCCCCGCCGCAGCAGAACTCCCCCTTCACCCGAGAGGAGGCAACTGAAGGAGTCcatcgaggaagaggaggccgacAGCGTCTCAGAGGGAGACGGGGGAGAATCCGAGACGCCTCGCGTGGCGGCAGGGCCCCTGAGTGATCGCAGGAGCCAGTCTAACGGCACTCTGGGGAGCGTGGATGTGTTTGCCTCAgcggaggagctggagaaggcgCGGCGTttggaggagagggagcgaaTCGTCAGGGAGATCTGGAGGAACGGGCAGCCGGACATCCTGGTCACAGGGACCGGGACTATAGGGCGGGTGCATTACCACTAG
- the lsm10 gene encoding U7 snRNA-associated Sm-like protein LSm10 — MESQASESSRSGSGTTEVISSIRERTIAENSMVVLLQGLQGEVTTVDLKNESTARGRVVSVDAFMNVRLEDVLYRDRRGQLSQLQDLFITGRNVRYVHIPDHIDIMKTIQSQLAKIHRVRNFASQGGGRKEFPKKTK; from the coding sequence ATGGAGTCGCAGGCGAGTGAATCGTCGCGGTCGGGCTCCGGCACAACTGAAGTCATCAGCTCAATCAGAGAGCGCACGATCGCCGAGAACAGCATGGTGGTCTTGCTGCAGGGCCTGCAGGGAGAGGTGACCACGGTGGACCTGAAGAACGAGAGCACAGCGAGGGGCCGCGTGGTCAGCGTGGACGCCTTCATGAACGTCCGTCTGGAGGACGTGTTGTACCGGGACAGGCGCGGTCAGCTCAGCCAGCTGCAGGACCTTTTTATCACAGGCAGGAATGTCCGTTACGTTCATATCCCAGACCACATAGACATAATGAAGACCATCCAGAGCCAGCTGGCCAAGATTCACAGAGTCCGCAACTTTGCCAGTCAAGGAGGAGGCAGGAAAGAATTCCCCAAGAAAACCAAATAG